The DNA window CATGGCTAATATGATCTTCCGCATCTTCAAACTGCCGATGGTGCGGAAAGACGATATCACCTCCGACGATATCTATGCCGTGGTTGAGGCCGGCGCGCTGGCCGGGGTGCTGCGCAAGCAGGAGCATGAGCTGATTGAGAACGTGTTCGAGCTGGAGTCCCGCACCGTTCCTTCCTCCATGACCCCGCGTGAAAGCGTCATTTGGTTTGATTTACATGAAGACGAGCAGAGCCTGAAGAATAAAGTGGCCGAGCATCCGCACTCGAAGTTCCTCGTCTGTAATGAAGATATCGACCATATTATCGGCTACGTCGATTCCAAAGATCTGCTGAACCGCGTGCTGGCGAACCAGAGCCTGGTGCTGACCGGCGGCGTGCAGATCCGCAACACGCTGATCGTCCCGGATACCCTTACCCTGTCCGAAGCGCTGGAAAGTTTCAAAACCGCCGGGGAAGACTTCGCGGTGATCATGAATGAATATGCGCTGGTGGTCGGGATCATCACCCTTAACGACGTGATGACGACTTTGATGGGCGATCTCGTCGGCCAGGGGCTGGAAGAGCAGATCGTCGCTCGCGATGAAAACTCGTGGCTGATCGATGGCGGTACGCCGATTGATGACGTGATGCGCGTGCTGGATATCGACGAGTTTCCGCAGTCCGGGAACTACGAGACCATCGGCGGCTTTATGATGTTTATGCTGCGTAAAATCCCCAAGCGCACCGACGCGGTGAAGTTCTCCGGCTATAAGTTCGAGGTCGTGGATATCGACAACTACCGTATCGACCAGCTGCTGGTGACCCGCATCGATAACAAGCCAACGGTGCTGGTGCCCAAGCAGTCGGAAGCGGCGGAAAGCCAGAACGCCTGAGCATCATCTTTTCTCTCTCTTAAGGGCGGATGATCATCCGCCCTTTTTATTGCCCGAATGTGAAGCGGCTCACGCCCCTCTGCCGATAGCAGATTATTACTGCTCCATAGCGAAACGTTCATGACTCCCCCGTGCGCAAAAAGGTAACGTTGCTCGCGTCTACACGATCATATTCCTGAATAAAGGAAGCGAGGGTTACCATGATAACGTCGAATAAAAATTACTTTATCAGCTGTCTGTTTTTCCTGTTTTTCTTTATAGGCTGGGGATGCTGCTACCCCTATTTATCACTGTGGTTAACGGAAACCATCGGTATTAACTACACGGACGTCGGTCTGGTTTATTCTTTCACCGCCATTGTGGCCGTCTGCGTTCAGCCATTATTCGGTTTTATATCGGATAAGCTGGTGTATCGTAAGAATTTGATGTGGATGCTGGCGATCATTATCACCTTATTCGCCCCATACTGGATCTATGTCTTCGCGCCTCTGTTAAAAATAAATGTGTTCCTCGGCGCACTGGCTGGCGGCCTCTATATTGGCATGGCCTACGGCGCAGGCTGCGGGATTTGCGAAGCCTACATCGATAAGGTCAGCCGCGCCTCCGGCTTCGAATTTGGTCGGGCGAGGATGTTCGGCGGCATCGGCGCCGCGATCGGCACCTTTGCGGCAGGAAAGCTCTACGGCATCGATCAGAACATGATTTTCTGGCTGGCCAGCGCGGCAGGTGTCTGCCTGCTGGTGATTGTCTGGAAAATGCAGATCAGCACCCATCAGCAGCAGGGGCTACTGTCTGGCAAAACGTCTCCGGTCACCCTCCGCGATGCCGCCTCGCTGCTGAAAATTAAAAAATTCTGGTTCTTCGCGCTCTATGTGATTGGCGTGGGCGCGGTCTATGAAACCTATGACCAGCAGTTCGCTATCTACTACAGCCACTTTTTTGAGAGTAAAGCCCGGGGCGCAGAAGTCTTCGGTTATTTAACGACAGGACAGATTTTCCTTGATGCCGTCGTCATGTTCTTTGCGCCGTGGTTTGTGAATAAAATCGGCCCCAAAAATGCGCTGTTATACTGCGGGCTGATTATGAGCTTGCGCATTATCGGTTCCGCGTGGGCTATTGGCCCGATATCCATCAGCCTGATTAAACTTCTCCATGGATTTGAAAGCTCGGTGTTACTCGTCGCGGCGCTTAAATATATTACCGCTAACTTTAACCCCCTGCTTTCAGCGACGGTTTACTTAATTGGTTTTCAGTTTTCAAAAAGCTTTAGCTCTATTTTCCTCTCCACCGGCATCGGCCATATGTACCAGAGAATGGGCTTTACCAGCAGCTATATCGTGCTGGGAAGTATCGCCCTGTGCTTCACGCTCATTTCGTTTATCACGCTGGATAAAGCGCGCGTGTTCTCTTCACAACCTGTGCCCGCGAATTAATGTCAGGAGGTACTCTGCATGTCTCAGTTATTTTATGGCGTGGCGTATTACGATGAATATATGCCGGAAGATCGGCTGGCCAAGGATATTGCCTTAATGCGCGAAACCGGCATTAACGTGGTGCGTATCGCCGAGTCCACATGGAGTACGCTGGAGCCCGAAGAGGGCCAGTACAATTTCTACCATATCGACCGGGTGCTGGCGGCGATGCATGAGGCCGGCATCGCGGTCATCGTCGGGACGCCGACCTACGCGGTCCCGGCCTGGCTGGCGGCGAAACATCCCGATATTCTGGTCACCACCGTCACAGGGCAGCAAAAGTATGGCCCACGGCAGATCATGGATATCGTCAACCCGACCTTTCGCCGCTATGCCGAAAAAATTATCCGCACGCTGATGGCGCATGTGCAGCACCATCCGGCAATTATCGGCTGGCAACTGGATAACGAAACCAAGCATTACGACAATATCGGCCGCTATATGCAGGAGGGCTTTGTGCGCAGCCTGCAGGAGAAATATCCTGACCTCCGGCAGCTAAATCACGATTTCGGTCTGGATTACTGGAGCAACCGCATTGACCGCTGGCAGGATTTTCCGCCGGTGGAAAATACCATCAACGCCAGCCTCGCCTGCGCCTTTTTCCGTTATCAGCGCCAGCAGGTCACCGAGTATCTGGCCTGGCAGGCGGAGATCGTGCGCGAGTACGCCCAGCCGCACCAGTTCGTCACCCACAACTTCGATTTTGAATGGCGCGGTTACTCTTACGGCGTGCAGCCCCGGGTCGACCATTTTGCGGCAGCGCAGGCACTGGATATCGCCGGTGTTGATATCTATCACCCGAGCCAGGCGCACCTGACCGGGCGGGAAATCGCCTTCGGCGGCGCCATCACCCGCTCGCTTAAGCCGGGCCAGAACTACTTCGTGCTGGAAACGCAGGCGCAGGGTTTCGCCCAGTGGACTCCCTTCCCGGGCCAGCTGCGCCTTCAGGCGTTCAGCCATGTCGCCTCCGGCGCCGCCATGGTCTCCTACTGGCATTGGCATTCGATTCATAACGCCTTCGAAACCTACTGGAAGGGGCTGCTCAGCCACGACTTCTCGCGTAATCCGACCTGGCAGGAGGCCACCACTATCGGGGCTGACTTTGCCCGCCTGTCGCCGCAGCTGACGGAGCTGAAGGCCGAAAACGACGTTGCGCTGCTGATAAGCAATGAGGCAATGGACGCCCTTAACCAGTTCCGCCCCGGCGACGCCGAGGGCAATATTTATAACGATATTTTCCGCCGCTTCCACGATGCGCTGTATGACCACAATATCAGCCTCGATATCATCCACGACGTCAACGAGGAGACCTCTCGCTACCGGGTGCTGATCGTTCCCGGCCTGTACGCTGCCGATGATGGCCTGCTGGCGCGTATCAACCACTATATCGCCGAGGGCGGCAGAGCGCTCATCGGCTTTAAATCGGGCTTTAGCGATGAAAACGTCAAAGTGCGCCGCAGCGCGCAGCCTGGGATCCTGCGGCAGAGCTGCGGCGTCAGCTACAGCCAGTTCACCCTGCCGGAAGGGACAACGGTAAGCTCATGCTGCGCGGATATTGATTGCCGCAACGACAATCAGGCTGAGCTGTGGATGGAGCTGCTGACGCCCGATGCCGGGACCCGCACTCTGCTGCGCTATCAGCATCCGGCATGGGGCGAGTACGCGGCCGCCACCGAAGCGGATTATGGCCGGGGACGATCGATGTACGTTGGCTTCCTGCCGCAGAAGCGATTGATTAGCCAGCTGTTTGATGTACTCACTGCCGATCTCG is part of the Klebsiella quasipneumoniae subsp. quasipneumoniae genome and encodes:
- a CDS encoding hemolysin family protein, whose product is MLNSILVILCLIAVSAFFSISEISLAASRKIKLKLLADEGNVNAQRVLKMQENPGTFFTVVQIGLNAVAILGGIVGDAAFSPAFYSLLSGYMSPELSEQLSFIISFTLVTSLFILFADLTPKRIGMIAPETVALRIINPMRFCLLVFRPLVWLFNGMANMIFRIFKLPMVRKDDITSDDIYAVVEAGALAGVLRKQEHELIENVFELESRTVPSSMTPRESVIWFDLHEDEQSLKNKVAEHPHSKFLVCNEDIDHIIGYVDSKDLLNRVLANQSLVLTGGVQIRNTLIVPDTLTLSEALESFKTAGEDFAVIMNEYALVVGIITLNDVMTTLMGDLVGQGLEEQIVARDENSWLIDGGTPIDDVMRVLDIDEFPQSGNYETIGGFMMFMLRKIPKRTDAVKFSGYKFEVVDIDNYRIDQLLVTRIDNKPTVLVPKQSEAAESQNA
- a CDS encoding oligosaccharide MFS transporter; amino-acid sequence: MITSNKNYFISCLFFLFFFIGWGCCYPYLSLWLTETIGINYTDVGLVYSFTAIVAVCVQPLFGFISDKLVYRKNLMWMLAIIITLFAPYWIYVFAPLLKINVFLGALAGGLYIGMAYGAGCGICEAYIDKVSRASGFEFGRARMFGGIGAAIGTFAAGKLYGIDQNMIFWLASAAGVCLLVIVWKMQISTHQQQGLLSGKTSPVTLRDAASLLKIKKFWFFALYVIGVGAVYETYDQQFAIYYSHFFESKARGAEVFGYLTTGQIFLDAVVMFFAPWFVNKIGPKNALLYCGLIMSLRIIGSAWAIGPISISLIKLLHGFESSVLLVAALKYITANFNPLLSATVYLIGFQFSKSFSSIFLSTGIGHMYQRMGFTSSYIVLGSIALCFTLISFITLDKARVFSSQPVPAN
- a CDS encoding beta-galactosidase — translated: MSQLFYGVAYYDEYMPEDRLAKDIALMRETGINVVRIAESTWSTLEPEEGQYNFYHIDRVLAAMHEAGIAVIVGTPTYAVPAWLAAKHPDILVTTVTGQQKYGPRQIMDIVNPTFRRYAEKIIRTLMAHVQHHPAIIGWQLDNETKHYDNIGRYMQEGFVRSLQEKYPDLRQLNHDFGLDYWSNRIDRWQDFPPVENTINASLACAFFRYQRQQVTEYLAWQAEIVREYAQPHQFVTHNFDFEWRGYSYGVQPRVDHFAAAQALDIAGVDIYHPSQAHLTGREIAFGGAITRSLKPGQNYFVLETQAQGFAQWTPFPGQLRLQAFSHVASGAAMVSYWHWHSIHNAFETYWKGLLSHDFSRNPTWQEATTIGADFARLSPQLTELKAENDVALLISNEAMDALNQFRPGDAEGNIYNDIFRRFHDALYDHNISLDIIHDVNEETSRYRVLIVPGLYAADDGLLARINHYIAEGGRALIGFKSGFSDENVKVRRSAQPGILRQSCGVSYSQFTLPEGTTVSSCCADIDCRNDNQAELWMELLTPDAGTRTLLRYQHPAWGEYAAATEADYGRGRSMYVGFLPQKRLISQLFDVLTADLALRSRTSSYRYPLVVKKMRNRAGKTIHFLFNYSGETLDFGSETAGNDLLSGEKVRCGQPLRLRAWEFTIIER